In Lactococcus protaetiae, the genomic window TGTTTATACTAGTTTACCTCTAAATCTGCTGCTTTGTGCTTGCGCAAGAAGTGGTTGACGTGGAGCGCAAATTTAAACTTCTAAACAATACGCTTAGAAGTTTAATCATTTTACTCTATCTTTTTGGCTTGCTCCACAGCCTTGTGTGCCAAAATCTCCAAAAAAGCAACAACAGGAAGTTGTGAAGTCAAGTTTTCCAGCGGATCATAATTTGAATATTCTGTTTGGAAATTATAAGTAAGATTGATATTGGATAATTTAGATAAGGTAGTTTCTGGCTGATTTGTGATAGAGATAATCTTTGCAGAAGCTTCCTCACGCAATTTAACAACTCGCTCAATAATTTTATCAGTTTCTCCCGAAGCAGACAAAATTATACTCAGCACATCAGGTGCTCCCTTACCCTTAACTGCTTGATAAGGGTCAGAAATAGCATAAGATTCTAAACCAATATTGGTAAAATATCTAGCACCATATTCCGCTAAAGCCCCAGATGAACCGACACCAATAAAAATAATATATCTCGCTTGTTGAATTAACTCTACTGCCGCCTCAAGTTTCCTTGATGACTCTTTCGAGGTAATCTTTCTTAAAAACAAGTCAAGTTGTAGCAGATTTTCATAATAATTGACAGGAACTTCATCAACCTGATTTTGATTTTTCAGGTAATACTTCATCTCTACCCATCCATCAAAACCTAACTTTCTGGTCATTCTCATCACTGTTGCAGTTGAAACATGAACAGCCTGAGCAAGTTCTCTTACGGATAACCCTTCTGAAATACCAAGATTTGCCAATATAAAATTAAAGACTGAACTCTCTAATTCATTGAGTGTTCTGACTTGTTCTGGTGAAAAATTAATCATAAGCTTAATATCAGCACTTTCTATGACTGATAGCGTGCTGACAAGACTCACTTTCCCGTCAGCACGCTGACAGATTTATTTTACAACGATATTCACGAGTTTATTAGGCACCGCAATGACTTTGACAATATTTTTATCTGCGAGCGCCTCCGCAACTGCTTCTCTACCTACTATTTCAAGTTGTTCTCGTGGTAAATCTTTTTCAATCTTAATTTTTGCCTTGAGTTTACCATTAATTTGGACAACAATTTCAACTTCAGATTCAATCAGCTTACTTGCGTCAAATGTTGGCCATGCAACATAAGAAATTCCAGCTTCATTCCTCAGTTTTACCCAGAGTTCTTCAGCAATGTGTGGTGCAAAAGGTGCTAACAATTGCACAAATCCTTTTGCATAATTAACAGGTAAAGTTTTTGCCTTGTTAACACTATTCACGAAAATCATTAACTGTGAAATAGCAGTATTAAAGTACATATGGTCCAAGCGCTCAGTCACATTTTTGACGGTTTCATGATAAACTTTATCAAGTGTTCCATCATTTTCCTCTGTGAGTTCGCTATTTTCAATCATACGAACGGCACGATCAAGGAATTTACGTGCGCCTTCAAGACCTTCTTCTGACCAAGGGATACTTGCGTCTAACGGTCCCATAAACATTTCATAAACTCGAAGAGTATCTGCACCGTAATGCTCAACTACATCATCTGGATTAACAACGTTTTTGAGCGACTTAGACATTTTTGCTGGAAGTTGAGTAAGCGCTTCGCCTGTTTCAATATGGAAATATCCACCATCACGCTTTTCAACTTTATCCGTTGCAACAAGTGCCCCACGATGGTCACGATATGACGTTCCCAGAATCATTCCTTGATTAAAGAGTTTTTGGAAAGGCTCTTTTGTTGGAACGATGCCGAGGTCATAAAGCACTTTATGCCAAAAACGTGCATAGAGCAAGTGTAATACTGCGTGTTCTGCACCACCCACATAAATATCAACTGGAAGCCATTCTTTGAGAAGGTCTGGATCTGCAAGCGCCACTTTGTTGTGAGGGTCAATATAACGAAGATAATACCAGCTAGAGCCTGCCCATTGTGGCATCGTATTTGTCTCACGACGTCCTTTGACACCATCACGGCGTGTCACAGTCAACCAATCCGTCAAATTTGCAAGTGGTGACTCACCTGTACCTGAAGGCTTGATGTCGCTTGTCACAGGCAATACAAGTGGTAAATCTCTTTCAGGAACTGCCGTTGATGTTCCATCTTCCCAATGAATGATTGGAATAGGCTCTCCCCAATAACGTTGGCGACTAAAAAGCCAGTCGCGCAAACGATAAGTGATTTTTCTCTTACCAATTTCTTTTTCTTCAAGATAATCAACAATTTTTTCTATTGCTGTGGCTTTGTCAAGCCCATTCAAGAATCCAGAGTTAATATGTAATCCATCTTCAGTATAAGCGGCTTGATTGACATCAAAAGATGCTCCATTTGCATCTTTTCCTTCTAACACCGGAATGATTTCAAGACCAAAAACTTTAGCAAACTCCCAGTCACGTTCATCATGAGCAGGTACAGCCATGATCGCACCATGTCCGTAGCTGGCAAGTACATAGTCTGAAATCCAAATCGGCATCTTACGCCCATTCACAGGATTAATGGCATAGGCTCCTGTCCAAACTCCTGTCTTATCTTTTGCAAGGTCAGTACGAGCAAGATCAGATTTAAGGCTAGCTTGACGTTGATATTCTGCAACGCTAGATGCTTGTTCATCTGTAGTGATACGATTTACCAAAGGATGTTCTGGAGCAAGTACAGCATAAGTCGCACCAAAAAGTGTATCTGGACGTGTGGTAAACACTTCAAATGTTTGGCTTGTACCGTCAACAGCGAAAGTCACATCCGCACCTGTTGATTTACCAATCCAATTGCGTTGCATTTCTTTAATTGACTCTGGCCAATCCACGAGTTCAAGGTCTTCAAGTAAACGTTCTGCATAGGCAGTAATTTTGAGCATCCACTGACGCATGGGTTTACGGACTACAGGAAATCCACCGCGTTCTGAGGTACCGTCTGGTAACACTTCTTCGTTGGCAATCGCAGTACCGAGTTCTTCTACCCAGTTTACAGCAACTTCTGCTTCATAGGCAAGCCCTTTTTCATAGAGTTTTGTGAAAATCCACTGCGTCCATTTATAGTAATCAGGGTCAGTTGTATTAACTTCACGCTCCCAGTCATAGCTAAATCCTAAACTATTAATTTGACGTTTGAAGTTGGCAATATTTTCGGCTGTAAATTCTGCAGGATCATGTCCAGTATTCATAGCATATTGCTCTGCTGGTAGCCCAAAAGCATCCCATCCCATTGGATGAAGAACATTATAGCCTTGCGCGCGTTTATAGCGTGCAAGAATGTCTGTTGCAGTGTAACCTTCTGGATGCCCGACGTGCAATCCTGCTCCAGATGGATAGGGGAACATATCAAGCGCATAAAATTTGGGTTTTTTCTTATCTGTTCCTGTGCGGAAAGTTTGATGTTCTGCCCAGAATTTTTGCCATTTTGCTTCTACTTCTTGGTGATTGTATTCCATAATTTTAAGATGTGAGACCGACTGCTCTGAAGTAACGAAAAGTGTCCTTTGGCGCTTTGCACCATAAATAAGAATATGAGGTTCTGAGCGTAACTCAGATTCCACCTTATCTATTTTCGTTTACTTCAAAGAAGGCGAACTCAGTTCCTTTCTTGATATATAATACTAATTCCACTACCGTATTTTATGATGAACACCCTTTAGTTAGCTTACAAACTAGTGAACAGTATTAGATTAAATTATAAGCGAGAACAAGGTCGCTTCCTGTAAGCTGAAGACCGTATTTTTGCTCGTATTTTTTAATTTTATTGAGTAAAGTATTTCTGTGAACATAAAGATTTTTTGCAGCTTGAGATTGATTACCATTTGTCGCATACAGTGCAATGACAAGTTTTTGGTCTTCTACATTTTCCAATAATTCACGATGAATATCTTTTAAAATTTTGTTATCAGAAGTTCTCAAACTTTCTGTTAATATATATTCACTAAACGATTTTTTACTTTTAAAAATTGTGGACTCTTCAGCATAAATTTCAGAAAGCTGGGCTTTATCCACAAACATCCCCACATAAGCAGAGATTTTTTCTCCCATATCTTGTGATAAAGTTTGAAAGATATCAAAAAGTTCCGACTTTGTCGGATTATCATTTGACAAGCGCTCAATGACAATTTTTTTATCAACATCACTACTTGCAAAGTCCGGAAGTAACAGTTTTAAAGTGCTTTCTAGCGGCTCAAAATCTGTTGCTGAAAACTGCAAAATACGGTAGCGCCCATTTGGTAACAATTCTGTGCTGACAGGATTTCTGTCAGTAAAAATTAATTCTGTCAGTAACTTTTCACGTTCTGAAAGTGTACTGATATCAACATTTTCATAAAGTTTTCGAATTTTCTCTAGTTCCATTTTTTAAAAAAGCGACCAGCGGCCGCTTGAAGTCTTATACTAGTTCAGCTAATAATTTTTTTAGAAAAAGTTATTAGCTGAACTGCAAATAGACTGCTTTGCAACGATTGGGAAAAGCGATGCTTTTCTTATCCGTAGTTTGAGAAGTAACCTCAAGTGGGAAACCCAAGCTTCGACTTTTAACTTAGTAAGTGCGTGCTGTCTCCGCCCTTTGGGCTACGCGATAAACATTTGTCCTTTTTATCTAGCCGCTAAAGCCTCTGATAAAAAGGCCGTCAATGCCCGCTGCGATGCTACGTGCTTCGCACACCGTTCTATGAACGGTCTTTGCAACTTCGTTGATCACTATCCATTCGTTCCATCTCCGCTTTACTACGCTGTCAATTTCACTATCTACGCAACTTCGTTGCTCCGCTGTCCATGCTCGCTATGGTGCTACGTGCTTTGCACGCCGTTCTGCGAACGGTCTACGCAACTTCGTTGCTCCGCTGTCCGTTTGCTTAGCAAGCAAAGCTGGCAAGACGAAATGGTAAGAGCAAAAGGCACGCACCTGTGCGCCGTTCTTCAAACGGTCTACGCTCGATGTTCTCGCTCCGCTGTCCGTTTGCTTAGCAGGCGAAGCCTGCAAGAGCAAAAGGCAAAGCATCTAGTCGCAATCGCAATTCCCCACCAATGAAGTAACCACTTCAAACGTCCCGTTTAACCGTATTAGATTTGCTCTGAAGGAAGATGCAATTCAAAAAGAGGTGAAAGAGGACGGCGTTCGTGGATACGAATGATTGCATCTGCAAGCAAGTGTGCAATCGAAAGTTCTACGATTTTCTCACTCTTACGTTCTTCTGGAATTTGAATGGTATCCAAAACGACTAATTTAGTGATTGCTGAGTTATTGATACGTTCAATCGCTGGTCCCGATAGGACTGCATGGGTACATGAAGCGTAAACTTCAGTTGCTCCAAGTTCCTTGAGCGCATTGGCAGCGAGAGTAATTGTGCCTGCTGTATCAATCATATCATCAATCAAGATACATTTTTTACCTTTAACATCACCAATAATATTCATAATTTCAGCGACATTTGCACGCGGACGGCGTTTGTCAATAATAGCAAGTGGTGTTTTGAGAAAATTTGCCAATTTGCGCGCACGACCAACTCCTCCATGGTCAGGAGAAACAACGACAACATCATCGCCAGCCGATACAAAATGACGACGGAAATAATCTGCAATGAGCGGTGAACCCAAAAGATGGTCAACTGGAATGTTAAAGAAACCTTGAATTTGAGGCGCATGAAGGTCAAACGTAATCAATCGATCTGCACCTGCAATTTGAAGCATATTTGCTACAAGTTTTGATGTAATTGGCTCTCTAGCACGCGCTTTACGGTCTTGTCTAGCATAACCGTAATAAGGCATGACAATGTTAATTGATGCAGCGCTAGCCCTGCGAAGAGTGTCCATCATAATCAAAAGTTCCATCAGATTGTCATTGACAGGGCACTTGTTGATTGAAGGATAAAAACATGGTCACCACGAACTGATTCGTCAATGTGAACTTCCGTTTCACCATCTGAGAAGGTGCGAACACTTACTTTTCCAAGCTCAATTCCGATTTCCTTAGCCACTTTTTGGGCCAATTCTGGATTGGAAGAGAGCGAAAACAGCTTCAAATTTGAGTACGACATGAAGAGCCTTTCTTATAAATCGTTACGAACCTACTGGTTCAGTTAGATGCACTACTTATTTTACCTTAAATTACTAATTTTTTCAAACACTCATTTGTTTTTGATACTGAAATTTGTACTGATAATCTAATACTGTTTGACTTTTAACTTAGCAAGTGCGTGCTATCTCCGCCCTTTGGGCTACGCTATCCATCCTTGCTACGGTGCTACGTGCTTTGCACGCTGTTCTGCAAACGGTCTACGCAACTTCGCCGTTTGCTTAGCAAGCAAAGCTTGCAAGAGCAAAAGGCAGTGTATCTGCAGTTCATCTAATATAAGGAGTCTCTGTCAGTATCCCACCATTCACCTAAGCATGAAAGTGGGAGATAAAAATTCTGTCAGCATACTGACAGAATTCCCTTTACTTTATCTCAACTAATCAATCCTTAATTTACAATAATTCTTTGAAAAGTCCTCGAACAAAAAACTCTTCATCAAAATCTTGCAAATCATCTATTTTTTCTCCAAGACCAATCAATTTGACGGGTATTTTCAAACTTTGTACGATTGATAAAACAATTCCTCCTTTGGCAGAACCATCAAGCTTGGTCAATGCAATCCCTGTAATCGGTGTAACTACACTAAATTCTTTTGCCTGTTGAATTGCATTTTGACCTGTTGTCGCATCAAGTGCAAGAATCGTTTCGTGAGGTGCATCTGGAATTTCACGTTTAATTACTTTCCCGATTTTTTCCAATTCCTTCATGAGATGGTCTTTATTTTGCAGTCGTCCTGCCGTATCCACAAGTAAAATGTCATAACTTTCAGCCTTAGCTTTAGCAACAGCGTCAAAAACGACACTCGCAGGGTCTGAACCAGCAGCTTTTGTTACCACTTCCACACCAGAGCGATTTCCCCATTCAACCAACTGGTCAATGGCGCCAGCTCTAAAAGTATCCGCTGCTGCAAGCAGCACACGCTTTCCTTCATTTTTGTAACGCGCTGCCAATTTGCCAATCGTCGTTGTTTTACCAACACCATTTACACCAACAAACAAGAAAATCGAAAGTCCTGTTTCCTGAATATCAAGTGCTGATGGCAACTTCTCTCCATCAAACTTGTCAACAATCTTCTCAATAATTAATTGGCGTAAATCATCAGATGATTTTGCATGAGCAAGTTTTGCCTCATGTCGAAGCTCCTCAGTAATTTCCATCGCCAAATCAACACCAACATCAGACATAATCAGCGTTTCTTCAAGTTCCTCAAAGAACTCCTCATCAACAGTTCTAAAGTTGGCAAACAACTCATTAAAGCCATCACTAAACGTTTTCCGAGTCAAACTTAAAGAATCTTCATATTTCTTTTCAGTTTCCTCACGCGACTTCGTAAAAATATCTGCCAAAGCATCAACATCAATGACAATTTCTTCCTCATCAGTGCTGACAACAGTGTTGTCAGTAACGTTTTCACTTTCTGTCAGTACTGACAAACTTTTATCACTATTTACAGGTTCTTCATTAGCCTCCTGCACTTCTGTCAGTGCTGACATAGTGCTAGATTCGATATTATCCTGTTTTTCCTCAATGACAATATCATCAGCTACGTCTTCTTGCTTTTTTTTACCAAACAAACGGTCAAAAAGTCCCATATTTTCTCCTTTAAAATGGCTCAATAAACGATGGGCAACAACTCAACTCCCATGCTTCAATCGCTCAAGCTTGCATTTTCATTAACTTTCAGGCGCCCTAAACTCAATATCACATACCGAATCTTACTTCCCAAAAACGACTCAGCCATTCTCATTTCAATTTTTTTCTAAGTAATGCAAGTCCAGCAATCAAAATTCCAACCGCCGAAAAATCAATAATCTTTGATACAATCATAAAATTTGTTGTGTCCACCGAGAAAGCAAGCATCATCACAAGCAAAGCATGACTAGCAAATACTAACCCCATAAAACCAGTCAAAATCATAAATTTCTTATGACTTCCTTCACTCTCACCAGCCAACTCTAGCAAAGGCTTATTAAAAGCTACCGACAATAAAAAGATAATTCCAATCACTGCTGTCAAAATAGGATGCCAAAGTTTAAAAGCCAAATTATTTCCATGCGTCAAATAGACCGATAAAAGTGAAATCAAAAATCCCACAATCGCAACCAAACTAACGGGATTCAACGTCCGTTTTGTGAGCAATCCCCAAATCATATGGATGACAGGAAATGCTGTAGCCACGCCAAGTGCTAACGTATCAGACCAACCACACGTTTTTAAAATTAAATAAGCAACAACAGGCAATATAATTGCAAAAATCAAGCTTGGTATAAACTTTTTCAACTGTAAATTTTGACTCATCCTTAATCCTTCTACAAATATTCAAAACCTATTTTACCATGATTTTACCTAGAAAAAATCAGGCGCAAGTCGGATAATCAAAATTACAATACATACTTTTCAATCATATCTGCAACAGCATTTTGGTCATTCGTCAAACTCGAAATAATATTCGCTTGCTCTTTCACGCTATCTACTGCATTTCCCATTGCAACACCATAACCTGCCCAAGCAATCATTGACAAATCATTTGCCTCATCTCCCATCGCCATCACATTTTCTGGCTGTAAATCAAGCTGACCGATGAGTTGGGTCAATCCATAAGCTTTATTAATTCCCTTTGGCATAAATTCTAATAATTTTGCCTGAGTTTTGAAAATCTCAAAACGACTAAAAAATTCAGCAGGAATCTGCTTTAAACTTTCATCCAAAAATTCTCTTTCCGTGCAAGAAACAATTTTATTATAAACCACTTCACGCGGCACATCATTGAAATCCATCTTGATAAAGGTCAAAAGTTTATTCAAAGTTTCATATTCCGATACTCTTGCACTCTTTGTAACAAACACTTTTTCTTCACTCAAAATATCACAAGGAATATCAAGACGAGAAGTCAAAGTTTTTATTTCCTCAATTTCTTCATAAGAAAAACTTTTTTTCGATAGGATTTGTCCTGTATTTCGCTGAACCAATCCTCCGTTAAAAGTCACACTATAATCATCAAAATCAAGCATATTTAATCGTTTCAAAAACGGCTGAATCGCAATCAAAGGACGTCCAGTCGTCAACACGACATCAACTCCTTTATCTCTCGCAGCATCAATCGCTTCAATATTCTCGCGAGAGATTTCTTTCGACGAATTCAATAACGTCCCATCTAAATCAAGGGCAACCAATTTAATTTTGTTAGTCATGAATTTATTATACCACAACTCTCAAAATGACAAATGCTCCGAACAAATGATTTATCCCTCTTCAAAACCTTTGATCTAATTTTCTCTATCTAGTGGTTTTTATACTTTAAAAATCAGTAAGTATCGGCTACGTTAAACACTTACTTTTCTACCTTCTCACTCGTTTCAACTCTTTAATTTCTTTACTCATCAGTAAAGCATAGGAGTTACAATCACAATATTCAAAAACATCACGACATTTCTCCATTATCACTAATGCTGTATCATCTCCTCGATGAAAACGATAATTGGCTTTATTATACTTTAGAATATTTTTTTCAAAAGTATAATAATCTTCGATATTCATATTTTCAAGATAACTAATATATTTTTCTGCTAACTCCCACTGCTTATTCCTAACAAATGCATTGACAATATTGAGTAAAGCTTGAATTTTTGCACGTCGTATTTCTGGTAACTTTTTATTGAAATAATTAGCTTTTAACATCTGTTGAGTTAATTTTGAAAGTGTAACAGGGTCAAAAATATGATCACTTCGGGTTAGTGCATTAATATCATATATTCCCCAATCTTCTAATTCTAAAAGATAGGTTTTTAAAAATAAAATATCCTCTTCAGGTATTTTATACTCCCTATCAATTTTTGCAAGAACTGCCTCTGCTTGTACTTTATCTAACTTGTATTTCTTACTCTCAAACGTCAAAGATAGCATTTTTAGTTTTTCAATAAATTGACAAACCTTATCCTTATCATTAGACATATACGCTGCAATAAGTTCTGATTCGTAAAGCATAATATCTTTAGAATTCAACATCTGATTATATAAGTTCTGAAACTCAAAAGCTGAAACATTAATATTATTTATGATATTAAAGAAAGTTTCAACAGATGGACTAGAAATTCCATTTTCAAATTTAGATATATTAGCACTAGAGGTATCATTTCCAGCTGCTTCTTTCAACGTAAACTTTTTTGAAGTTCTAAAAAGTTTAAAAGCTTCCCCATATAAGACTTTCTCAACATTTCCACTTTTCATCCATCCTCTCCTATATTACAAATAAATAATAATTAACGATAGTTAAAAATTAACTCTATTTTATTTTTGTATTCTTTTATATAGTTTATTATACTACAAACATAATTATGAGGGAGGAGAAGTTATGAAAAAATCAAAATTCACATCACTACTAGTCGCTTTAGTATCCTTGGTCGTTGTCTTTGTTGAAGTTCTTCCTTGGGGATAATTTTAATACTACTTATAAATAAAGTTTCACTGATGCGATAATGTCACTTATTATCTTTAGATTAAAATATTAACATATTGAAATTTTTCTCCATCTAGAACATACTAAACAAAAGGAAAAAACTAAATGAATAATACGATTACTAACCTATTATCCAATCAATCTCAAAAGGAGATACGTACAGACCGACTACAAGTCCAAGGAAATGTGCTCAAAGTTGACAAAAACACTCTTCAATTAAGTAATATCTCCACGCTAAGTCACGGTCGCCTAAAAGTTAACATTCCATATCCGCTTATTATCATATGGCTCTTAATCTCTCTTATCATCTTAAAGTTTTCTTTTATACTAGGGTTAATTTTAATCATTGCCTTAGGAGTTTATATCTACTATCTCTATCAGAAAACTTTAAATACTAATTCTTATCTTTATATTCAGCTTAACTCTGGAATAATCTATCCTATTTATTTTAAAGAGGAATCTTTTTTACTTGAGGTTCAGGATGTGTTAGAAACTGCTTTTAATCAGCGAAATCAAAATATTAGCATTAATATCAAAGATCAGACAATTGTTGGAGATAATAACTCAATTGCTGAACATTCTATTGGGAATAACAACATTATTGAATCAAACAATACTGATAAATCTTTCAGCATAGGAGAGATTAATAATAGCTCTCTTGAGCAGGTTCAACTCGGTCATGGCAATCACGCAAATATTGCTTCCAATGTTTCCGGTTATGACTGGGATGAAATCTCTAAAGAACTAGAGCGTGTTATTAATAACATCTCAATTTCCTCTTCAGTTAAGTCTGTTAGTATTGAAGCATTAGAAGCCGCTAAAAATAAAGATACTTCCACATTTGAAACCATTGTAAAGAGTCATAAAGCCGAGTTTCTTTCAGAGTTATTTGTAAATTTTGCAGGAAGTTTATTAACTCAAGTTGTCACTAAAATTTTAGGAATGGGATAACACATTTATCATTGAAATAAAAAAAGCCCAAATGGGCTTTTTTTATTTTTATTGGTCAACCAAAAGACGAACTTTTTTACCCTCAACAGGGACAAAATAAACAACTGTACGAATAGCTTGGATAATACGCCCTTGGCGACCGATAATCCGACCGATATCACCATCAGCGACTTTG contains:
- a CDS encoding MurR/RpiR family transcriptional regulator codes for the protein MINFSPEQVRTLNELESSVFNFILANLGISEGLSVRELAQAVHVSTATVMRMTRKLGFDGWVEMKYYLKNQNQVDEVPVNYYENLLQLDLFLRKITSKESSRKLEAAVELIQQARYIIFIGVGSSGALAEYGARYFTNIGLESYAISDPYQAVKGKGAPDVLSIILSASGETDKIIERVVKLREEASAKIISITNQPETTLSKLSNINLTYNFQTEYSNYDPLENLTSQLPVVAFLEILAHKAVEQAKKIE
- the ftsY gene encoding signal recognition particle-docking protein FtsY; amino-acid sequence: MGLFDRLFGKKKQEDVADDIVIEEKQDNIESSTMSALTEVQEANEEPVNSDKSLSVLTESENVTDNTVVSTDEEEIVIDVDALADIFTKSREETEKKYEDSLSLTRKTFSDGFNELFANFRTVDEEFFEELEETLIMSDVGVDLAMEITEELRHEAKLAHAKSSDDLRQLIIEKIVDKFDGEKLPSALDIQETGLSIFLFVGVNGVGKTTTIGKLAARYKNEGKRVLLAAADTFRAGAIDQLVEWGNRSGVEVVTKAAGSDPASVVFDAVAKAKAESYDILLVDTAGRLQNKDHLMKELEKIGKVIKREIPDAPHETILALDATTGQNAIQQAKEFSVVTPITGIALTKLDGSAKGGIVLSIVQSLKIPVKLIGLGEKIDDLQDFDEEFFVRGLFKELL
- a CDS encoding Cof-type HAD-IIB family hydrolase; this translates as MTNKIKLVALDLDGTLLNSSKEISRENIEAIDAARDKGVDVVLTTGRPLIAIQPFLKRLNMLDFDDYSVTFNGGLVQRNTGQILSKKSFSYEEIEEIKTLTSRLDIPCDILSEEKVFVTKSARVSEYETLNKLLTFIKMDFNDVPREVVYNKIVSCTEREFLDESLKQIPAEFFSRFEIFKTQAKLLEFMPKGINKAYGLTQLIGQLDLQPENVMAMGDEANDLSMIAWAGYGVAMGNAVDSVKEQANIISSLTNDQNAVADMIEKYVL
- the leuS gene encoding leucine--tRNA ligase, with translation MEYNHQEVEAKWQKFWAEHQTFRTGTDKKKPKFYALDMFPYPSGAGLHVGHPEGYTATDILARYKRAQGYNVLHPMGWDAFGLPAEQYAMNTGHDPAEFTAENIANFKRQINSLGFSYDWEREVNTTDPDYYKWTQWIFTKLYEKGLAYEAEVAVNWVEELGTAIANEEVLPDGTSERGGFPVVRKPMRQWMLKITAYAERLLEDLELVDWPESIKEMQRNWIGKSTGADVTFAVDGTSQTFEVFTTRPDTLFGATYAVLAPEHPLVNRITTDEQASSVAEYQRQASLKSDLARTDLAKDKTGVWTGAYAINPVNGRKMPIWISDYVLASYGHGAIMAVPAHDERDWEFAKVFGLEIIPVLEGKDANGASFDVNQAAYTEDGLHINSGFLNGLDKATAIEKIVDYLEEKEIGKRKITYRLRDWLFSRQRYWGEPIPIIHWEDGTSTAVPERDLPLVLPVTSDIKPSGTGESPLANLTDWLTVTRRDGVKGRRETNTMPQWAGSSWYYLRYIDPHNKVALADPDLLKEWLPVDIYVGGAEHAVLHLLYARFWHKVLYDLGIVPTKEPFQKLFNQGMILGTSYRDHRGALVATDKVEKRDGGYFHIETGEALTQLPAKMSKSLKNVVNPDDVVEHYGADTLRVYEMFMGPLDASIPWSEEGLEGARKFLDRAVRMIENSELTEENDGTLDKVYHETVKNVTERLDHMYFNTAISQLMIFVNSVNKAKTLPVNYAKGFVQLLAPFAPHIAEELWVKLRNEAGISYVAWPTFDASKLIESEVEIVVQINGKLKAKIKIEKDLPREQLEIVGREAVAEALADKNIVKVIAVPNKLVNIVVK
- a CDS encoding Rgg/GadR/MutR family transcriptional regulator, yielding MKSGNVEKVLYGEAFKLFRTSKKFTLKEAAGNDTSSANISKFENGISSPSVETFFNIINNINVSAFEFQNLYNQMLNSKDIMLYESELIAAYMSNDKDKVCQFIEKLKMLSLTFESKKYKLDKVQAEAVLAKIDREYKIPEEDILFLKTYLLELEDWGIYDINALTRSDHIFDPVTLSKLTQQMLKANYFNKKLPEIRRAKIQALLNIVNAFVRNKQWELAEKYISYLENMNIEDYYTFEKNILKYNKANYRFHRGDDTALVIMEKCRDVFEYCDCNSYALLMSKEIKELKRVRR
- a CDS encoding VC0807 family protein, yielding MSQNLQLKKFIPSLIFAIILPVVAYLILKTCGWSDTLALGVATAFPVIHMIWGLLTKRTLNPVSLVAIVGFLISLLSVYLTHGNNLAFKLWHPILTAVIGIIFLLSVAFNKPLLELAGESEGSHKKFMILTGFMGLVFASHALLVMMLAFSVDTTNFMIVSKIIDFSAVGILIAGLALLRKKLK
- a CDS encoding KH domain-containing protein codes for the protein MQSDVKELVLTIVKPLVTQPDEVSLELIEGEEFMEYHLKVADGDIGRIIGRQGRIIQAIRTVVYFVPVEGKKVRLLVDQ
- a CDS encoding helix-turn-helix domain-containing protein, with product MELEKIRKLYENVDISTLSEREKLLTELIFTDRNPVSTELLPNGRYRILQFSATDFEPLESTLKLLLPDFASSDVDKKIVIERLSNDNPTKSELFDIFQTLSQDMGEKISAYVGMFVDKAQLSEIYAEESTIFKSKKSFSEYILTESLRTSDNKILKDIHRELLENVEDQKLVIALYATNGNQSQAAKNLYVHRNTLLNKIKKYEQKYGLQLTGSDLVLAYNLI